From Oryza sativa Japonica Group chromosome 4, ASM3414082v1, one genomic window encodes:
- the LOC9266560 gene encoding ubiquitin carboxyl-terminal hydrolase 27 isoform X2 yields the protein MGKSEHGNLLVSLSDGLPHYSLAAAVGLAIGVAGLCKALHSSLVIPPVSQKKLLSNSDRLYYTGGLKNLGNNCFLNVILQALASCDGFVSSLDNLLGSEDVLPEEKSEKMPLIFALSSLIKDLSVVRDKRTELSPHRVMDALSFYVGHFNLTREQDASEAFHHLLTSLRDEFSRCYVPNRSSLADITMFPSKVYSQREAVIGLRKFLLLASLTCGYYKWRYFWWIALSTLRRWSILTTIVVIIVGTMLLPNICLLNPKLMSCRHIFTPEEMTCSISSQATKQLAITHFPKILCIHLLRASVGLDGEFVKRGGHISFPLLLDLSPFAGGALIPGQGPKPSAMNKQRHGQQTLHLWRQLNAEMPVNMFPAATDGDSSSHHCGDESINTLGRSFYVGNRDADSRFLSSSSLTDKLYGLSSVVEHYGVCGGGHYAAYRRVTPNSDSNEPVQSLASFRKEWLYVSDDHVSHVSECEVLAAEATLLFYERL from the exons ATGGGAAAATCCGAGCATGGCAATCTACTGGTATCTCTCAGTGATGGGCTGCCCCATTATAGTCTTGCAGCAGCAGTTGGCCTGGCAATAGGAGTTGCTGGGTTGTGCAAGGCGCTGCATAGCAGCTTGGTGATACCACCAGTTTCTCAGAAGAAGTTACTTTCGAACTCAGATAGACTTTATTACACTGGAGGCCTGAAAAATCTTGGCAACAATTGCTTTCTTAATGTTATCCTGCAG GCACTTGCTAGCTGTGACGGGTTTGTTTCCTCTCTAGATAATTTGCTTGGAAGTGAGGATGTGCTACCTGAGGAAAAGTCCGAAAAAATGCCTCTTATTTTTGCTCTAAGTTCTCTTATAAAAG ACTTGAGCGTAGTTCGAGACAAAAGGACTGAACTGAGTCCACACAGAGTAATGGATGCTTTGAGCTTCTACGTCGGCCACTTTAATTTGACAAGAGAGCAG GATGCTTCGGAAGCCTTTCATCATCTTTTGACCTCACTGAGGGATGAATTTTCCCGTTGTTATGTACCAAATAGGAGTTCTCTGGCAGACATCACCATGTTTCCTTCCAAAGTATATAGTCAAAGGGAAG CTGTCATTGGACTTCGAAAATTTCTACTGCTTGCCTCTCTCACCTGTGGCTACTATAAATGGAGATATT TTTGGTGGATTGCCTTGAGCACTTTACGGCGTTGGAGCATCTTGACAACTATCGTTGTGATCATTGTTGGCACAATGTTGCTGCCAAATATTTGTCTCTTAAATCCGAAGTTGATGAG TTGCAGGCATATATTTACCCCGGAGGAAATGACATGTTCGATATCTTCTCAGGCAACAAAGCAGCTGGCTATCACTCATTTCCCAAAG ATCTTGTGCATTCATTTGCTACGCGCTTCTGTTGGTCTAGATGGTGAATTTGTTAAGCGTGGG GGACACATTTCTTTCCCTTTACTTCTTGATCTTTCACCATTTGCTGGTGGTGCATTAATCCCTGGACAGGGACCTAAACCTTCAGCAATGAACAAGCAAAGACATGGCCAGCAAACTCTCCATCTGTGGCGACAGCTGAATGCAGAGATGCCTGTGAATATGTTCCCCGCTGCCACTGATGGGGACTCATCAAGTCATCATTGTGGTGATGAATCAATAAACACACTTGGACGCTCATTTTACGTG GGAAATAGGGATGCAGATAGTAGGTTCTTGTCTTCATCATCATTGACAGACAAGTTATATGGCCTCTCATCTGTCGTGGAACACTACGGCGTATGTGGAGGTGGGCATTATGCAGCTTACCGGAGAGTAACGCCAAATTCGGATTCTAATGAACCAGTGCAATCTCTTGCAAGTTTTAGAAAGGAGTGGCTTTACGTCTCGGATGATCATGTGTCCCATGTTTCAGAGTGTGAAGTTTTGGCAGCGGAGGCCACCCTGCTTTTCTACGAAAGGCTGTAG
- the LOC9266560 gene encoding ubiquitin carboxyl-terminal hydrolase 27 isoform X1, translating into MGKSEHGNLLVSLSDGLPHYSLAAAVGLAIGVAGLCKALHSSLVIPPVSQKKLLSNSDRLYYTGGLKNLGNNCFLNVILQALASCDGFVSSLDNLLGSEDVLPEEKSEKMPLIFALSSLIKDLSVVRDKRTELSPHRVMDALSFYVGHFNLTREQDASEAFHHLLTSLRDEFSRCYVPNRSSLADITMFPSKVYSQREGNQPECKRWKQNLFGPFDGTIGSILSCRNCSSVLSLDFENFYCLPLSPVATINGDIINGCSLVDCLEHFTALEHLDNYRCDHCWHNVAAKYLSLKSEVDEEKINKLHTCVDYGTCSCRHIFTPEEMTCSISSQATKQLAITHFPKILCIHLLRASVGLDGEFVKRGGHISFPLLLDLSPFAGGALIPGQGPKPSAMNKQRHGQQTLHLWRQLNAEMPVNMFPAATDGDSSSHHCGDESINTLGRSFYVGNRDADSRFLSSSSLTDKLYGLSSVVEHYGVCGGGHYAAYRRVTPNSDSNEPVQSLASFRKEWLYVSDDHVSHVSECEVLAAEATLLFYERL; encoded by the exons ATGGGAAAATCCGAGCATGGCAATCTACTGGTATCTCTCAGTGATGGGCTGCCCCATTATAGTCTTGCAGCAGCAGTTGGCCTGGCAATAGGAGTTGCTGGGTTGTGCAAGGCGCTGCATAGCAGCTTGGTGATACCACCAGTTTCTCAGAAGAAGTTACTTTCGAACTCAGATAGACTTTATTACACTGGAGGCCTGAAAAATCTTGGCAACAATTGCTTTCTTAATGTTATCCTGCAG GCACTTGCTAGCTGTGACGGGTTTGTTTCCTCTCTAGATAATTTGCTTGGAAGTGAGGATGTGCTACCTGAGGAAAAGTCCGAAAAAATGCCTCTTATTTTTGCTCTAAGTTCTCTTATAAAAG ACTTGAGCGTAGTTCGAGACAAAAGGACTGAACTGAGTCCACACAGAGTAATGGATGCTTTGAGCTTCTACGTCGGCCACTTTAATTTGACAAGAGAGCAG GATGCTTCGGAAGCCTTTCATCATCTTTTGACCTCACTGAGGGATGAATTTTCCCGTTGTTATGTACCAAATAGGAGTTCTCTGGCAGACATCACCATGTTTCCTTCCAAAGTATATAGTCAAAGGGAAGGTAACCAGCCTGAATGCAAGCGATGGAAACAAAACCTATTTGGTCCCTTTGATGGGACTATTGGCAGCATATTATCTTGCAGAAATTGTTCATCTGTG CTGTCATTGGACTTCGAAAATTTCTACTGCTTGCCTCTCTCACCTGTGGCTACTATAAATGGAGATATT ATCAATGGATGTAGTTTGGTGGATTGCCTTGAGCACTTTACGGCGTTGGAGCATCTTGACAACTATCGTTGTGATCATTGTTGGCACAATGTTGCTGCCAAATATTTGTCTCTTAAATCCGAAGTTGATGAG GAAAAAATTAACAAACTACACACCTGTGTCGACTATGGCACTTGCAGTTGCAGGCATATATTTACCCCGGAGGAAATGACATGTTCGATATCTTCTCAGGCAACAAAGCAGCTGGCTATCACTCATTTCCCAAAG ATCTTGTGCATTCATTTGCTACGCGCTTCTGTTGGTCTAGATGGTGAATTTGTTAAGCGTGGG GGACACATTTCTTTCCCTTTACTTCTTGATCTTTCACCATTTGCTGGTGGTGCATTAATCCCTGGACAGGGACCTAAACCTTCAGCAATGAACAAGCAAAGACATGGCCAGCAAACTCTCCATCTGTGGCGACAGCTGAATGCAGAGATGCCTGTGAATATGTTCCCCGCTGCCACTGATGGGGACTCATCAAGTCATCATTGTGGTGATGAATCAATAAACACACTTGGACGCTCATTTTACGTG GGAAATAGGGATGCAGATAGTAGGTTCTTGTCTTCATCATCATTGACAGACAAGTTATATGGCCTCTCATCTGTCGTGGAACACTACGGCGTATGTGGAGGTGGGCATTATGCAGCTTACCGGAGAGTAACGCCAAATTCGGATTCTAATGAACCAGTGCAATCTCTTGCAAGTTTTAGAAAGGAGTGGCTTTACGTCTCGGATGATCATGTGTCCCATGTTTCAGAGTGTGAAGTTTTGGCAGCGGAGGCCACCCTGCTTTTCTACGAAAGGCTGTAG
- the LOC4335858 gene encoding transcription factor bHLH95, with translation MSQEGPNNHPQGTQETHDCPFTIATNTPLGSTKMGYSDSRKSDENNTSSKPASPVVSSDVVEIKETWENVVVADEEGEGGEDGFASDASESKSKSSSDEVDYELLDLLAGASEGCSGGNNNDEVKNFAYADHKMHVLRERERRKEMKNKFEILHALIPNLPEKTDKATIVEATINYIKNLQDKIHKMEMLKVEREHAIALATAATATAAASADTALQAPPPSEEENEEHDSVVAAATREMALADMVHAWEQQQEAAATGGSHGGHAVPPPPPAASLQTWTGPNMTASLTGDDGFITLSLPHQGGQKNLVAGAVSVLERHHIDVVTATVSASEQGDNLISLHCHLSPGSSSSQNLTPLDKFKLAMSELMLWVISV, from the exons ATGTCTCAAGAAGGTCCCAACAACCATCCTCAAGGCACCCAAGAAACCCATGACTGCCCCTTCACCATCGCCACCAACACACCGTTAGGCTCGACAAAGATGGGCTACTCCGACTCTAGAAAGTCTGACGAGAATAATACCTCGTCAAAGCCAGCAAGTCCAGTGGTGTCTAGTGATGTTGTAGAGATCAAGGAAACATGGGAAAATGTTGTCGTTGCGGATGAAGAGGGGGAAGGTGGCGAGGATGGCTTCGCTAGCGATGCTAGTGAATCTAAGTCCAAGAGCTCATCTGATGAAGTTGATTATGAGCTCTTGGATCTTTTGGCAGGTGCAAGTGAAGGATGCAGCGGAGGAAACAACAACGATGAAGTGAAAAACTTTGCCTATGCAGACCACAAGATGCATGttttgagagagagggagagaaggaaggAGATGAAAAACAAGTTTGAGATTCTGCATGCCCTCATCCCCAACCTCCCAGAAAAG ACTGACAAGGCCACTATAGTGGAGGCGACCATAAACTATATCAAGAACCTCCAAGACAAAATCCATAAGATGGAGATGCTCAAGGTGGAGCGCGAGCATGCCATCGCTctcgccaccgccgcaaccgccaccgccgctgcctctgCGGACACCGCGCTGcaggcaccgccgccgtcggaggAGGAGAATGAGGAGCACGACTCCGTGGTGGCTGCAGCGACGAGGGAGATGGCCCTGGCTGACATGGTGCACGCCtgggagcagcagcaggaggccgccgccaccggcggcagccatggcggccacgccgtgccgccgccgccgcccgctgcttcGCTCCAGACGTGGACGGGGCCCAACATGACGGCGAGCCTCACCGGCGATGACGGCTTCATCACCCTCTCCCTGCCGCATCAGGGCGGCCAGAagaacctcgtcgccggcgcggtgAGCGTCCTGGAGCGCCACCACATCGACGTCGTTACGGCCACCGTCTCGGCATCCGAGCAGGGCGACAACCTGATCAGCCTGCACTGCCAT